In Candidatus Defluviilinea gracilis, the genomic window AGTCAAGTAGAATCTTAACAGTAAAAAAATTCTGAACAAGATAAATATGAAATCCCATCGTAAAGAACTTTGGTTCAACATCCCCACCCGCCGCGGCTTTGTAAACATAACTCCGCAAGTAGAAACCTGCCTGCATGAAAGTGGAATCTTGGAAGGCCTTATTCTGGTTTCTGCCATGCATATAACGGCGTCAGTGTTCATCAATGACGACGAATCAGGCTTGCACCAAGACTATGAAAAGTGGCTGGAAAAACTGGCTCCGCATGAACCTGTCAGCCAGTACCGTCATAACGATACCGGTGAAGACAATGCCGATGCACACATGAAGCGCCAGATCATGGGGCGGGAGGTAGTCGTTGCTGTGACAGATGGTAAACTTGACCTTGGTCCTTGGGAACAGATTTTCTACGGTGAATTTGATGGTCGACGGCGAAAACGAGTTTTGGTGAAAATCATCGGTGAATAAAAAGTCCTCTCGGTTTTTTTCCAAGAGGACTCTCTTTGATGCTTTCAAATCAATTGGTAGGTTTTGATTTTGTTTTCGACAGGAGTTGAACTAAGTTTGGTGAAATCTCAAAGTGGTAAGTGTGACAGACTTGTGAATGCCATGCACATCTCCGCATCCGTTTTCATCAACGACGATGAAACAGGCTTGCATCACGATTACGAACAATGGCTCGAGAAACTCGCGCCACATGAACCTGTGAGTCAATACCGTCACAACGACACAGGCGAAGACAACGCGGACTCTCACCTCAAACGTCAGATCATGGGACGCGAAGTTGTCGTCGCGATCACAAACGGCAAGTTAGATTTCGGTCCGTGGGAACAAATTTTTTATGGCGAGTTCGATGGGAGGCGAAAGAAGCGCGTGCTTGTGAAAATAATTGGGGAATAAAGCACTCTCACCACGAAGGGCACAAAGAGGCACTAAGGAAAATCGTTTTGGGTTTAGTCCGCTTCAGCGGGCTTTGTATGAATAGCACGGGGGTTCATCCCCGTGCGGGCATGACGAGGCGAGAAACTTGCAGGAAACTGAATCAACCGTCCCTGCGAATGCGCCGCACTGAGATTTGTCGAAGTGAGGCAAAAAAATCGTCCCGAAGGATTTGAGTCCTTCGGGACGGTTACTTTCTACGGGCAGTTGATCCGATAGACGATCAATTGCTCGATCTTTTGGGTTGCGTCTACCCTACCGCCGCCTTTGTTCAAGCCGACGATCTGGAAATCAAACCAACCCGGGTCTTGCCGTGAATCGGGGTTAACCATTTCACCGGTAAGCACCATCGAGAACACGCCCGGGCTGACTTCATCCATCTTGCCTGCGGTTCTCCATGGAGAATCATAGAGCGCTTGCGGGTAATCTCTTATCCGATAGAAGAGTTCGGCATCTGTGATATCGATCAATTTGGCGGTTGCCGTAAAGGTCAGTTCGCGCGTTACGCAACGCAGTGAGAATTCATTGCCCGATACCGAAATGTTGTTGAACACACCTTTGCCCAGCAAGTCATCCACCACGATGGCGCCGCCGGTAGCCGCAGTGGTGGGCGCGACAACAACAGGCGCTTGCGTGGGCGGAATGGCGGTCGGTTGCGCGGGCACAGGCGAAGCCTCAACCACCACTGTGACAACCACCGGTTGCTGCGGCTCTTGCGGGGCTTGAGTCGGTTCGACCACCACAGTCACAACGACGGGCTCGGGCGCCACCGGCTGGGCAGTGGGAGTCGCCGGCGCGGCGCACGCGGTAAGCGCGACCGCCAACAAGATAAATAAAAGTCTCTTCATTTTCTTTCACTCCTTTTTGGATAGTTAAACAATCTTAGCCCGGTGTCAGGTATGTGTACACGGCTCAATTCGATTTCTACTTTTCATTTTCGATAGTTTGGTGGCTTCTTGTCGCGAGGCATCATCCCCCAAAGTACCCATGAGGCTCTGATATAATTTTCACCATGCTCACGCCCGACCAGATCGAAAACAAACTGGATCGCGTCCTGTTGAGAGTGCAAAAGCCCGGTCGCTATGTGGGCGGCGAACTCAACACACGCTCAAGGTGGGACTCGGTTTCAGACCCGGGTCGCGTTCGTCTTCCCCGACATTTACGACATCGGCGTTTCGAACGTGGGACTCAAGATCCTCTACGACCAAGTGAATCAACGCGACGACGCGCTCGCCGAACGCGCCTACGCTCCGTGGCTGGATATGGAAGCGCTCATGCGCGAGCACGGGATTCCGCTGTACGCGCTCGAATCAAAACGACCTTTAGCCTGCTTCGACCTCATCGGCTTTACCCTCCCTTATGAGACTCTCTACACCAACGCGCTCAACATCCTCGACTTAGCCGGCATCCCTGTCCGCTCCGCAGACCGCGACGAGACCCACCCCATCATCATCGCCGGTGGACATTCCACCATGAACCCCGAACCCATGCACGCGTTCATTGATGCGTTCGTGATCGGCGAGGGGGAAGAGGTGATACACGACATCATCAACGTAATTCAGAGAGTCAAAGGTCAAACGTCACAAGTCGCAAGCGACCTTCGACTTTCGACATTTGACCGCAACGAATTACTTCGCTTACTCGCGCGAATCCCCGGCGTCTACGTCCCCACCTTCTACGAAGCCAATTATCTCGAAGATGGCACCGTTTCGCACATCGAGCCGACGATTCCCGAAATTTCAAAAGTTGTCACCAAGCGCGTTGTTGCCAAACTGCCTCCGCCGCCGACGAAGTTCATCGTCCCAAACATTGACATCGTCCACAACCGCGTGTCAGTGGAGATCATGCGCGGATGCACGCGCGGGTGCCGATTCTGTCACGCAGGGATGATCACCCGCCCCGTCCGCGAAAGACCCGTAGATGAAGTGGTCGAGGCGCTCGAGGCAGCGGTCAAATCCAGCGGCTTTGAGGAGATCGCGCTGTTGTCGTTGTCTTCGTCCGATTACACCAACGTGTTGGAGTTGGTCACGAAGGTCGGAGAAAAATTCGGCGGCACGCATCTCAAAGTTTCGTTGCCATCATTGCGAATCGAATCGGTCTCGATTGACCTGATGGAAAAACTCAGGGACAAACGCTCGGGCGGATTCACGCTCGCTCCCGAAGCCGCCACCGAACGGATGCGGCGCATCATCAACAAATATATTCCCGATGAAGATATCATCAACACCACGCGCGAAATTTACTCGCGCGGCTGGACGACGATCAAGCTGTATTTCATGATCGGTCATCCGAGCGAAACGCTTGAGGATGTTCAGGCAATTGCGGATTTGTGCAAGCGCGTCATCGCCGAGGGACGCAAAGTGGCGGGGATGCGCGTCAAGTTGAACGCGGGCGTCAGCACGTTCGTGCCAAAATCGCAGACACCGTTCCAGTGGGTTTCATGCGACACGCCTGAACAGATCCGCGCCAAGCAGGCATTGCTTCGCCGCGAACTGGGACGCGATCGAAGCATCAAACTGAGTCTCACCGACGCGGAAGATTCGTTCCTCGAAGCGTGGCTCTCACGCGGCGACAGAAAAATGGCGGAGGTCGTTTACTCCGCATGGAAGAACGGCTCGAAATTCGACGCGTGGCAGGAGGGACGAAAATACGACGCGTGGATCGCCGCCTTTGAGGGACACGGACTCGACCCAATGTTTTACACGCACCGCCAACGCCGAACGGACGAGGTCTTCCCGTGGGAACACATCACTGCCGCTGTTCGCAAAAACTTTTTATTCCAAGATTTCCGTCAATCGCTCGAGGGGCAGATCCGCGTGGATTGCCGCTTCGATTGTTTCGCCTGCGGCATCCTGCCGACGTTCGCGCAAATGCGACGCGAGAATCCCGGCGATGTGTGGAAGTGCCCGGAGGTGAAGTCGCCTTCGCGGAAAGTGATCAGTGAGGCAGTTGCAAGTGATCAGTTAGCAGTGAACAGTTTACCAATGGTCGGGGATTAACGCGTACGTTTTTCGATGAATAAATATTCCGTACGCCCTGCAAGAACCAGTGACATTGAAGCAGTATTCGATCTTGTTTCGACACAAAGGACGATCGACTTTGGCTCCGCGATGATCTCGCTGGACGACTTGCAAAAGAGATGGAGCAAATTCGATCTTGAGAACGATACCATCACCGCATTTTCAGAGGACAGTTGGCAGGTTATGCGGAACTGCGCGATGGCGACCTTCGCCTTTTATTTATCTGGCAGATCGAAATAACATTGACCTCGGTTTTCCAACTCCTGTCATTGCTTGAAAAGAAAGCCGCTTCACGCGCCAAAGAAACATTTCAGCTCATTACACAAATCAGTGAAAAGAACCAGCCGCTTCTGCAACTCTTCGCATCAAAGGGATATCACTCGAATCTTTCTTTTCTCATCATGGAATCATCGTTGAGCGAACGACCTGCGCCTGCACGTTGGGCGGAGGGGATTCGCGTCCGAACGTTTGAACGCGGCTTGGACGAACAAGTCACGTACCAGACCGACGAGGAAGCAGGGAAAGATAAGGGCTATCACTCTCCGCTTAGCTATGAAGGTTGGGTCAAACGCATGGGCTTGGATCGCGAAGATTTCGACCCAAGCATCTGGTTCCTTGCCTGCGCTGGAAATGATGTCGTTGGCGTCGCACTCAACGTACACGATCTGGAAGGTAGCGTCGCCTGGGTTGACCATTTG contains:
- a CDS encoding YjbQ family protein — protein: MKSHRKELWFNIPTRRGFVNITPQVETCLHESGILEGLILVSAMHITASVFINDDESGLHQDYEKWLEKLAPHEPVSQYRHNDTGEDNADAHMKRQIMGREVVVAVTDGKLDLGPWEQIFYGEFDGRRRKRVLVKIIGE
- a CDS encoding TIGR03960 family B12-binding radical SAM protein, which codes for MWAANSTHAQGGTRFQTRVAFVFPDIYDIGVSNVGLKILYDQVNQRDDALAERAYAPWLDMEALMREHGIPLYALESKRPLACFDLIGFTLPYETLYTNALNILDLAGIPVRSADRDETHPIIIAGGHSTMNPEPMHAFIDAFVIGEGEEVIHDIINVIQRVKGQTSQVASDLRLSTFDRNELLRLLARIPGVYVPTFYEANYLEDGTVSHIEPTIPEISKVVTKRVVAKLPPPPTKFIVPNIDIVHNRVSVEIMRGCTRGCRFCHAGMITRPVRERPVDEVVEALEAAVKSSGFEEIALLSLSSSDYTNVLELVTKVGEKFGGTHLKVSLPSLRIESVSIDLMEKLRDKRSGGFTLAPEAATERMRRIINKYIPDEDIINTTREIYSRGWTTIKLYFMIGHPSETLEDVQAIADLCKRVIAEGRKVAGMRVKLNAGVSTFVPKSQTPFQWVSCDTPEQIRAKQALLRRELGRDRSIKLSLTDAEDSFLEAWLSRGDRKMAEVVYSAWKNGSKFDAWQEGRKYDAWIAAFEGHGLDPMFYTHRQRRTDEVFPWEHITAAVRKNFLFQDFRQSLEGQIRVDCRFDCFACGILPTFAQMRRENPGDVWKCPEVKSPSRKVISEAVASDQLAVNSLPMVGD
- a CDS encoding GNAT family N-acetyltransferase, which gives rise to MAGYAELRDGDLRLLFIWQIEITLTSVFQLLSLLEKKAASRAKETFQLITQISEKNQPLLQLFASKGYHSNLSFLIMESSLSERPAPARWAEGIRVRTFERGLDEQVTYQTDEEAGKDKGYHSPLSYEGWVKRMGLDREDFDPSIWFLACAGNDVVGVALNVHDLEGSVAWVDHLSVRREWRNKGIGKALLLYSFGEFYKRGLKTVKLSVDSKSLTNAPRLYESVGMKIVQQYHIYKKELQV